One Neorhodopirellula lusitana genomic window carries:
- a CDS encoding PQQ-binding-like beta-propeller repeat protein: protein MFMMLKKFAALALAFTIGASSLPAHAEPTDWPQWRGPHRDGQAAPQELAQEWPESGPTLKWQSGKLGRGYSSFSIVDGKLFSMGADDKNSFAVCLDSQSGKVLWKTNISRTGVIGDYNTGWGGGPRSTPTVDGDQVFVLSDIGTVAALAKDTGDLIWSTSLVEDFGGKIPKWGFSESVLVDGDRIMVTPGGDSFIVGLDRQSGEPVWQSKDYDARAQYVSIIKGSVNDVSFYATASGDGIVGFACDSGEKLFENPTTGNPTAVIPTPILSGNLLYHTSAYGAGNSLLKLTGKNDSIDEEQVYHLGGKSMTNHHGGVVLVDKTIYGFTKANGGNWMAQDLETGDTLWEEKIRGNKSGSIAYADGRLYCYNDGDGTLLLLTPDREKFQPVGKLTLPKQTSIPRDRGAIWAHPVIANQTLFIRDQDLIFAYDIKR, encoded by the coding sequence TGGGCAGGCCGCTCCGCAAGAACTGGCACAAGAGTGGCCCGAATCCGGCCCAACCTTGAAATGGCAAAGCGGAAAACTCGGGCGAGGGTATAGCAGCTTTTCGATCGTCGACGGAAAGCTATTTTCGATGGGAGCTGACGACAAAAACAGCTTCGCGGTCTGCCTGGACTCCCAATCAGGCAAAGTGCTTTGGAAAACCAACATCTCTCGCACCGGCGTCATCGGCGATTACAACACCGGTTGGGGCGGCGGACCTCGTAGCACGCCGACCGTCGATGGAGACCAAGTCTTCGTCCTATCTGACATTGGAACCGTTGCCGCTCTCGCGAAGGACACCGGCGATCTGATCTGGTCCACCAGTTTGGTGGAAGACTTCGGCGGCAAGATTCCGAAATGGGGCTTCAGTGAATCCGTGCTGGTCGATGGTGATCGAATCATGGTGACCCCCGGCGGCGACAGCTTTATCGTGGGTCTTGATCGCCAATCAGGCGAACCGGTCTGGCAATCCAAAGACTACGACGCACGAGCACAGTACGTTTCAATCATCAAAGGCAGCGTGAATGACGTTAGCTTCTACGCCACCGCATCCGGCGATGGTATCGTGGGCTTCGCTTGTGACAGCGGTGAAAAGCTGTTCGAAAACCCGACCACCGGAAACCCAACCGCCGTCATCCCCACACCCATCCTGTCGGGCAACCTGCTCTACCACACCAGTGCCTACGGAGCCGGCAACTCGCTTTTGAAGCTGACTGGCAAGAACGACTCCATCGACGAAGAACAGGTTTACCATCTCGGCGGCAAATCCATGACGAACCACCACGGCGGTGTCGTGTTGGTTGACAAAACCATTTACGGATTCACCAAAGCCAACGGGGGAAACTGGATGGCACAAGACTTGGAAACCGGTGACACACTTTGGGAAGAAAAGATCCGCGGCAATAAGAGCGGGTCCATTGCTTACGCCGACGGACGCCTGTATTGCTACAACGATGGCGACGGCACCTTGCTACTACTGACACCCGACCGAGAGAAGTTCCAGCCGGTTGGCAAACTGACCCTGCCGAAGCAAACGTCGATCCCGCGTGACCGGGGTGCGATTTGGGCACACCCCGTGATCGCCAACCAGACGCTGTTCATTCGCGACCAAGACTTGATCTTCGCGTACGACATCAAGCGTTAA